The Labrus bergylta chromosome 15, fLabBer1.1, whole genome shotgun sequence genome includes a region encoding these proteins:
- the LOC114918050 gene encoding trace amine-associated receptor 1-like, which translates to MEPEVSYNRTAIVIGVHPCYEINDFNYIMTKHPSILCVLLFIFLVLLSVVTVCGNLLVIISVIYFTQLHTPTNYLILSVAVADLLVGIIVFPLSMAFSLSSCLYHEDLFCKVRSSFDVTLSTCSILNLCCISIDRYYAVCQPLLYKTKVNHRTAVIMILVSWGGSALIGIGILIAGLNNEKCVERCLIDALTENIIGPILSFYFPVIIMLCIYLKIFLVAQKQARRIQIKPSQSTKSGVTISKMERKATKTLAIVLGVFLLCWTPFFLCITFSPLSDNSVPVPVIETLNWLTLLNSMLNPFIYAFFYSWFRSAFTIIISGKIFRGDFTNTRLLK; encoded by the coding sequence ATGGAACCAGAAGTCTCCTACAATAGGACTGCCATTGTCATAGGCGTACATCCCTGCTATGAGATCAATGATTTCAATTATATTATGACAAAACACCCTTccattttatgtgttttattatttattttccttgtaTTATTGTCTGTTGTCACAGTGTGTGGGAACCTTCTGGTTATTATCTCTGTCATTTACTTCACACAGCTGCACACTCCTACAAACTATCTTATTCTCTCTGTGGCTGTTGCTGACCTTCTTGTGGGCATTATAGTCTTTCCTCTAAGCATGGCGTTTTCTCTGAGCTCATGTCTGTATCATGAGGATTTATTTTGCAAAGTACGAAGCAGTTTTGATGTGACACTTAGTACATGTTCTATTCTGAACCTGTGTTGTATTTCCATTGATAGATATTATGCAGTGTGTCAGCCCCTGCTGTACAAAACTAAAGTCAACCATCGTACTGCTGTGATCATGATCCTGGTCAGCTGGGGGGGTTCTGCTCTGATTGGGATTGGTATCTTAATTGCTGGATTGaacaatgaaaaatgtgttgaaagatGTTTAATAGATGCTCTTACTGAAAACATCATTGGTCctattttatcattttactTCCCAGTGATCATTATGCTCTGCATCTACCTCAAGATTTTCCTCGTGGCACAGAAACAGGCTCGCAGAATCCAGATCAAACCCAGCCAGAGCACAAAGTCTGGAGTAACTATCAGTAAGATGGAAAGAAAGGCCACCAAAACTCTTGCTATTGTTTTGGGAGTTTTTCTCTTATGTTGGactcctttctttctctgcatcaCCTTCTCACCTTTAAGTGATAACTCAGTTCCAGTCCCTGTCATTGAAACACTTAACTGGCTTACACTGTTAAATTCAATGCTTAATCCTTTTATTTACGCTTTCTTTTACAGCTGGTTCAGATCAGCTTTCACTATTATAATTTCTGGAAAAATATTTCGAGGtgatttcacaaacacaagacTGCTAAAATag